In Streptomyces sp. NBC_01707, a genomic segment contains:
- a CDS encoding transglycosylase SLT domain-containing protein codes for MPATGNHRRRKSGSLTRGFITVTAGGAALALPVIGATTASAAPVQSVATVAKTVAPAAAPAKGIAAAKATPSVYSVIAGDTLYKIAVGHAVSGGWQQLYQDNREVIGADPAVIHPGMKLTIGAKAAAPAETKPAASPSTPAPAGTVTYTNDLDGWIKESLAVMAQHGIPGSYDGIHRNIIRESSGNPKAINNWDSNAAKGTPSKGLLQVIDPTFKAYHVSGTSMDIYDPVANITAACNYAAAKYGSIDNVFGAY; via the coding sequence ATGCCCGCAACGGGTAACCACCGTCGTCGTAAGTCCGGTTCGCTGACTCGCGGTTTCATCACCGTGACCGCGGGCGGAGCCGCTCTCGCACTTCCTGTGATCGGTGCGACCACTGCTTCGGCAGCGCCGGTGCAGTCCGTCGCCACCGTCGCAAAGACCGTGGCGCCCGCTGCGGCCCCTGCCAAGGGAATTGCCGCCGCGAAGGCCACGCCCTCCGTCTATTCCGTGATAGCCGGTGACACGCTTTACAAGATCGCCGTCGGGCACGCGGTGAGTGGCGGCTGGCAGCAGCTGTACCAGGACAATCGCGAGGTCATCGGAGCCGACCCCGCCGTGATCCACCCGGGCATGAAGCTGACCATCGGCGCCAAGGCCGCGGCGCCTGCCGAGACCAAGCCGGCCGCGAGCCCTTCCACTCCTGCCCCCGCCGGGACCGTGACGTACACGAACGACCTCGACGGCTGGATCAAGGAGTCGCTGGCCGTCATGGCGCAGCACGGCATCCCCGGCAGCTACGACGGTATCCACCGCAACATCATCCGCGAGTCGTCGGGCAACCCCAAGGCCATCAACAACTGGGACTCGAACGCCGCCAAGGGCACGCCGTCCAAGGGGCTCCTGCAGGTCATCGACCCCACGTTCAAGGCCTACCACGTGTCCGGTACGTCGATGGACATCTACGACCCGGTCGCCAACATCACGGCTGCGTGCAACTACGCCGCGGCCAAGTACGGTTCGATCGACAACGTGTTCGGGGCGTACTGA
- the dacB gene encoding D-alanyl-D-alanine carboxypeptidase/D-alanyl-D-alanine-endopeptidase — MRMPTIHRRFRHRALLWAVAASLALTATSGVPAGADSPVPGLSQTLDHILSDTRLDGAQVGVVVSDAETGQTLYQRNGGGRLVPASSTKLLTSTAAMALLGPDYRYSTDVLADGSRHGSVVQGDLYLRGTGDPTMLAEDYDRLAATVAASGIRRITGRLVADDTRFDSSRLGASWASDDESAYYSSQISPLTVAPDTDYDAGTVLLSVTPGSAPGDAPRVKVTPSNDYVHIDNRATTVAAGGSRAITVDRTHGSNTIVVSGKIPVESTPATSWTSVWEPTGYAAAVFADALAAHGVKVTRGTVLGKAVPQGASTLASHPSMPLKDLLTPFLKLSNNNHAEVLVKTIGYEVKGSGTWSAGLSAIADHLRTLGLDPSDLRQMDGSGLSRMDVVSTEQFAELLVAARHQPWFEEWYDALPIACVSDRMTGGTLRSRMCGTSAAGNLHGKTGSLTGVSGLSGYVTDADGRKLVFSFVSNNYVASSVKDIEDAVGAALAGYSVKGAQQPQGAARSDRPSTDAPTARDEQSGRTDLECSWTKPVSC, encoded by the coding sequence ATGCGCATGCCAACGATTCATCGAAGATTCCGCCATCGGGCCTTGCTCTGGGCCGTCGCCGCGAGCCTGGCTCTCACCGCCACCTCAGGAGTCCCGGCCGGGGCGGACTCCCCGGTGCCCGGCCTGTCGCAGACCCTCGACCACATTCTCAGCGACACCCGGCTGGACGGCGCCCAGGTCGGAGTCGTCGTCAGCGACGCCGAAACCGGGCAGACGCTCTATCAACGCAACGGCGGCGGCCGTCTGGTACCCGCATCCAGTACCAAGCTTCTGACGTCGACCGCGGCCATGGCGCTGCTCGGTCCCGACTACCGCTACAGCACCGATGTACTCGCGGACGGTTCCCGCCACGGGTCCGTGGTCCAGGGTGATCTTTATCTTCGCGGCACCGGCGACCCCACGATGCTGGCCGAGGACTACGACCGACTGGCCGCCACGGTCGCCGCATCGGGAATCCGCCGGATCACCGGCCGACTGGTCGCCGACGACACCCGGTTCGACAGCAGCCGGCTCGGCGCGTCCTGGGCGTCCGACGACGAGTCCGCCTATTACTCGTCGCAGATCTCTCCGCTGACGGTGGCCCCGGACACCGACTACGACGCGGGCACCGTGCTCCTCTCGGTGACCCCGGGCTCCGCGCCCGGCGATGCGCCCAGGGTGAAGGTCACCCCGTCGAACGACTACGTCCACATCGACAACCGTGCCACCACGGTCGCCGCCGGTGGAAGTCGTGCGATCACCGTCGATCGCACGCACGGCAGCAACACCATCGTGGTCAGCGGCAAGATCCCCGTCGAGAGCACACCCGCCACGTCATGGACCAGTGTCTGGGAACCCACCGGATACGCGGCCGCCGTCTTCGCGGACGCGCTGGCCGCACACGGAGTGAAGGTGACCCGAGGGACGGTGCTGGGCAAGGCCGTTCCGCAAGGTGCCTCCACTCTGGCCTCCCATCCGTCGATGCCGCTGAAGGACCTGCTGACGCCGTTTCTGAAGCTGTCCAACAACAACCATGCCGAGGTGCTGGTCAAGACCATCGGATACGAGGTGAAGGGCAGCGGCACCTGGTCGGCCGGGCTGTCGGCGATCGCCGACCACCTGCGTACCCTCGGACTGGACCCCTCCGACCTGCGTCAGATGGACGGCTCCGGCCTGTCGAGGATGGACGTGGTGTCCACCGAGCAGTTCGCCGAACTGCTGGTCGCCGCACGCCATCAACCGTGGTTCGAGGAGTGGTACGACGCCCTGCCGATCGCCTGCGTGTCCGACCGGATGACCGGTGGAACGCTGCGCTCCCGCATGTGCGGGACCTCGGCTGCGGGCAATCTGCACGGCAAGACCGGTTCGCTGACCGGCGTGTCGGGGCTCTCCGGCTATGTCACGGACGCCGACGGCCGGAAGCTCGTCTTCAGCTTCGTCAGCAACAACTACGTCGCGAGCTCGGTCAAGGACATCGAGGATGCGGTCGGAGCGGCGCTCGCCGGCTACAGCGTGAAGGGCGCACAGCAGCCGCAGGGTGCGGCCCGGTCCGACCGGCCGTCGACCGATGCGCCCACTGCCAGGGATGAGCAGTCCGGGCGTACCGACCTCGAGTGCTCCTGGACGAAGCCTGTGAGCTGCTGA